The following are encoded in a window of Sphaerisporangium siamense genomic DNA:
- a CDS encoding PucR family transcriptional regulator, with protein sequence MRIRELIAMGELGLTLLSDPAHLDRPFSGVHITDLPDPGRYLSGGELVLTGLMWRREPGDSRRFVEALAAAGVAALGAGRALLGDVPRDLAEACRAHDLPLLDVPEETSFRTLGEKVEARLADPRGALGLHRRIVAAVAEGGGLEELCALTRRELGVEGAVVSATGTVVAGDLDGGLAARLAREFLAAPRLPHVARTPDGPYTLFAVDRTHRAAGWALVLGSDLLDRADVGFELAACAALARGRAEEGRRVERRLAGQLVALARSAAPDAAELAARLRTCGIGAAEPYVMVAATAAPPGAAAGPGPAELGGRVLEESLARRVVAAVQAGDMAGAVAIVPLRAFSGSGAREDEPNTAREKKEKWEDRPGAEVPVRLTVQLQDRTHVHRSVHAVLGLLRDGVATLQAGHRQVRVSVGVSAVLTGPGAVRGGAEEAAHARRLAEARGGGVVTSDEIYTCDLLLATVPDEVRRSFAQRILEPLFEYDRRHRSELVRTLEEFLDCAGSWNGCAARLHVHVNTVRYRIQRVEELTGRNLSSMADRVDLFLALRAC encoded by the coding sequence ATGCGGATACGCGAGCTGATCGCCATGGGGGAGCTTGGGCTGACCCTGTTGTCGGATCCCGCCCATCTGGACCGGCCGTTCTCCGGGGTGCACATCACCGACCTGCCCGACCCCGGCAGGTACCTGTCCGGCGGCGAGCTGGTGCTCACCGGGCTCATGTGGCGGCGCGAGCCGGGCGACTCGCGCCGCTTCGTCGAGGCCCTCGCCGCCGCCGGGGTCGCCGCGCTCGGCGCCGGGCGCGCGCTGCTCGGCGATGTGCCGCGCGACCTGGCCGAGGCGTGCCGCGCGCATGACCTTCCGCTGCTCGACGTGCCGGAGGAGACCTCCTTCCGCACGCTGGGGGAGAAGGTGGAGGCGCGCCTGGCCGACCCGCGCGGCGCGCTCGGCCTGCACCGCCGCATCGTCGCCGCCGTCGCCGAGGGCGGCGGCCTGGAGGAGCTGTGCGCGCTGACCCGCCGTGAGCTGGGCGTCGAGGGCGCGGTCGTGTCGGCCACCGGCACGGTGGTGGCCGGCGACCTGGACGGCGGTCTCGCGGCGCGGCTGGCCCGCGAGTTCCTCGCCGCGCCCCGGCTGCCGCACGTGGCCCGCACCCCGGACGGGCCGTACACGTTGTTCGCGGTGGATCGCACGCACCGGGCGGCGGGCTGGGCGCTGGTGCTCGGGTCCGACCTGCTGGACCGTGCGGACGTAGGCTTCGAACTGGCGGCCTGCGCGGCGCTCGCGCGGGGCCGGGCCGAGGAGGGGCGACGGGTGGAGCGACGGCTGGCGGGGCAGCTCGTCGCGCTCGCCCGCTCAGCGGCCCCGGACGCGGCCGAGTTGGCGGCGCGGCTGCGCACCTGCGGCATCGGCGCCGCGGAGCCGTACGTCATGGTCGCCGCGACGGCCGCGCCGCCCGGCGCGGCGGCCGGGCCGGGCCCGGCCGAGCTGGGCGGGCGGGTGCTGGAGGAGTCGCTGGCCCGCCGCGTGGTGGCCGCCGTGCAGGCCGGAGACATGGCGGGAGCCGTCGCGATCGTCCCTCTGCGGGCGTTTTCCGGCTCCGGGGCGCGCGAGGACGAACCGAACACGGCACGAGAGAAGAAAGAAAAATGGGAAGACAGGCCTGGCGCAGAGGTGCCCGTGCGACTTACCGTGCAATTGCAAGACCGAACGCATGTGCACCGTAGTGTGCACGCGGTTTTGGGCCTGCTGAGGGACGGAGTGGCGACGCTCCAGGCCGGTCACCGGCAGGTGCGGGTGTCAGTCGGCGTGAGCGCCGTCCTGACCGGGCCCGGAGCCGTCCGCGGGGGCGCGGAAGAGGCGGCTCACGCGCGGCGTCTTGCGGAGGCGCGAGGTGGAGGGGTGGTGACCAGCGATGAGATCTACACCTGTGATCTTCTGCTGGCCACCGTGCCCGACGAGGTGCGGCGATCGTTCGCGCAGCGGATCTTGGAACCGCTTTTCGAGTACGACCGGCGTCACCGGTCGGAGCTGGTCCGTACCCTTGAGGAGTTTCTCGACTGCGCCGGCTCCTGGAACGGATGCGCGGCGCGGCTGCACGTGCATGTCAACACGGTGCGCTACCGCATTCAGCGGGTCGAGGAGCTCACAGGACGGAACCTGTCCTCTATGGCGGACAGGGTTGACCTGTTTCTCGCGCTACGTGCCTGTTGA
- a CDS encoding molybdopterin cofactor-binding domain-containing protein — translation MTHTASGRGQDQGVGTSAPRPDGALKVTGEFAYASDLYLAGMLWGATLRSPHPSAWIRAIDPGPALAMPGVRAVLTHEDVPGLKFYGLEHRDQPVLAVDQVRYQGEPVVIVAADHPETARRAAAAVRVEYAPREAVTDARRALFDPDCPAVGPDGNVVRHQPVRVGRVPEPGTPGAAEVVVTGEYEVGMQDQAFLGPESGLAVPAEDGGVDLYVATQWLHVDQDQIAPCLGLPKEKVRLALSGVGGAFGAREDLSMQVHAAMLALRTGRPVKMVYGREESFFGHVHRHPARMRYEHGATRDGRLVHVRAEIVLDGGAYRSSSPAVVGNAASLGVGPYEVPNIEIDAYGAYTNNPPCGAMRGFGAVQACYAYESQMDRLAEACGLDPVEIRVRNAVSQGSRLATGQVIDSPAPLAAMLRELAAMPLPAADRPADLRALPGGVAQTTHGEGVRRGVGYGVGIKNICFSEGFDDHSTARVRLELAGDSLHVHVHTAAAEVGQGLVTLQAQIARTELGVELVTVAPADTSVGSAGSTSASRQSYVTGGAVKAACEAVRERLDALRAGRPGLTAEELVARYGPIEETREYRHRPTFPMDPVTGQGDSHTQLALCAHRAVVDVDVELGLVKVVELTAVQDVGKILNRSALEGQIHGGSAQGLGLALMEEIQVRDGRVLNPSFTDYLIPTILDMPPMRLSILENPDPHAPYGLRGAGEPPTLSSTPAIVAAVRAATGLPLARVPIRPHDIALT, via the coding sequence GTGACGCACACCGCCAGCGGCCGCGGCCAGGACCAGGGCGTCGGGACGAGCGCGCCCCGGCCGGACGGCGCGCTCAAGGTCACCGGCGAGTTCGCCTACGCGTCGGATCTCTACCTGGCCGGCATGCTCTGGGGTGCGACGCTGCGCTCCCCGCACCCGTCGGCGTGGATCCGCGCGATCGACCCCGGCCCCGCGCTGGCGATGCCCGGCGTGCGCGCGGTGCTCACCCACGAGGACGTCCCCGGGCTCAAGTTCTACGGCCTGGAGCACAGGGACCAGCCCGTGCTGGCCGTCGACCAGGTCCGCTACCAGGGCGAACCTGTCGTGATCGTCGCCGCCGACCACCCGGAGACCGCCCGGCGCGCGGCGGCGGCCGTCCGCGTGGAGTACGCGCCGCGCGAGGCCGTCACCGACGCGCGGCGCGCGCTGTTCGACCCGGACTGCCCGGCGGTGGGGCCGGACGGCAACGTCGTGCGCCACCAGCCCGTGCGGGTCGGCCGCGTGCCCGAGCCCGGGACGCCCGGGGCCGCGGAGGTCGTCGTGACCGGCGAGTACGAGGTCGGCATGCAGGACCAGGCGTTCCTCGGCCCCGAGTCCGGCCTCGCCGTGCCCGCCGAGGACGGCGGGGTGGACCTCTATGTCGCGACGCAGTGGCTGCACGTCGACCAGGACCAGATCGCGCCGTGCCTGGGGCTGCCCAAGGAGAAGGTGCGGCTGGCGCTCTCCGGGGTGGGCGGCGCGTTCGGCGCCCGCGAGGACCTGTCCATGCAGGTCCACGCCGCCATGCTGGCCCTGCGCACCGGCCGGCCGGTCAAGATGGTGTACGGCCGCGAGGAGTCGTTCTTCGGGCACGTCCACCGGCACCCCGCGCGCATGCGCTACGAGCACGGCGCCACCCGCGACGGCAGGCTGGTGCACGTCAGGGCCGAGATCGTCCTGGACGGGGGCGCGTACCGCTCCTCCTCCCCCGCCGTCGTCGGCAACGCCGCCTCGCTCGGCGTGGGCCCGTACGAGGTGCCCAACATCGAGATCGACGCCTACGGCGCCTACACCAACAACCCGCCGTGCGGCGCGATGCGCGGATTCGGCGCGGTGCAGGCGTGCTACGCCTACGAGTCGCAGATGGACAGGCTCGCCGAGGCGTGCGGCCTGGACCCGGTGGAGATCCGGGTGCGCAACGCGGTGTCCCAGGGGTCGAGGCTGGCGACCGGCCAGGTCATCGACTCCCCCGCGCCGCTGGCCGCCATGCTGCGCGAGCTGGCCGCGATGCCCCTGCCCGCCGCGGACCGGCCCGCCGACCTGCGGGCGCTGCCCGGCGGGGTGGCCCAGACGACGCACGGCGAGGGGGTGCGGCGCGGCGTCGGGTACGGGGTGGGCATCAAGAACATCTGCTTCTCCGAGGGGTTCGACGACCACTCGACCGCGCGGGTGCGGCTGGAGCTGGCCGGCGACTCGCTGCACGTGCATGTGCACACCGCGGCGGCGGAGGTGGGGCAGGGACTGGTGACGCTGCAGGCGCAGATCGCCCGCACCGAGCTCGGCGTCGAGCTGGTGACCGTCGCCCCCGCCGACACCTCGGTCGGCTCGGCGGGCTCCACCTCGGCCTCCCGGCAGTCGTACGTGACCGGCGGGGCGGTCAAGGCCGCGTGCGAGGCGGTGCGCGAACGACTGGACGCGCTGCGCGCCGGACGTCCCGGGCTCACGGCCGAGGAACTGGTGGCGCGGTACGGGCCCATCGAGGAGACGCGCGAGTACCGCCACCGGCCCACCTTCCCCATGGACCCGGTCACCGGGCAGGGCGACTCCCACACCCAGCTCGCCCTGTGCGCGCACCGCGCCGTGGTGGACGTCGACGTGGAACTGGGGCTGGTCAAGGTGGTCGAGCTGACCGCCGTCCAGGACGTGGGCAAGATCCTCAACCGGTCGGCGCTGGAGGGGCAGATCCACGGCGGGTCGGCCCAGGGGCTCGGGCTCGCGCTCATGGAGGAGATCCAGGTCCGCGACGGGCGGGTGCTCAACCCGTCCTTCACCGACTACCTGATCCCCACCATCCTCGACATGCCGCCCATGCGCCTGTCGATCCTGGAGAACCCCGACCCGCACGCGCCGTACGGCCTGCGCGGGGCCGGCGAGCCGCCCACCCTGTCCTCGACCCCGGCCATCGTCGCCGCCGTCCGCGCCGCCACCGGCCTGCCCCTCGCCCGCGTCCCGATCCGCCCCCACGACATCGCCCTGACCTGA
- a CDS encoding excalibur calcium-binding domain-containing protein has translation MPTGGTGVPGAGGPPGGHGARPPGGRSGPGGPAGPGDPSTPAGPQGPPRASRSTTVALLAGLIVVVIVTGVVATIAVLMTRQPDRPLGAPAPSRLAATIHFAPVTGTRPAPCPSPGGDAVLDDAGTTCYQLAPGVTVTSVLKVEAVGDADGSYSVRVVPVPESRDRLASLTEDSLNELLAVVVSDRVVTAPRVAQKLTGDSFSISGLTKEAADVMVARLFGHGATPSAPATTCPPSAPDTGRPYTLPPDAPGQTTPSGGTGQVPPPGTTGQQGSQNGTGQGSQNGTGQGSQNGTGQGSQNGSGQGSQNGTGQGPLNGTGQQDPQNGTGQGTSPGGGVTDPAATGAPGAAATCAPGSGATGAPTGPADPAASPGATVPSGQPSSGGRVPIAPTSSGTPYLGAPSAQATGTQPVGGPAATGGRTPTLSESGGRTPDAKSSGALPTSRRTADPRFPTCQAANAAGYGPYTKGVHEEYAWYPDRDGDGVACERGDG, from the coding sequence GTGCCCACCGGCGGCACGGGCGTGCCCGGCGCGGGCGGTCCCCCCGGGGGGCACGGCGCTCGGCCGCCCGGCGGCCGCTCCGGCCCCGGAGGGCCGGCCGGGCCCGGCGACCCCTCGACCCCCGCCGGCCCGCAGGGGCCGCCGCGCGCCTCGCGCTCGACCACCGTCGCCCTGCTCGCTGGGCTCATCGTGGTCGTCATCGTCACCGGCGTCGTCGCCACCATCGCCGTGCTCATGACCCGCCAGCCCGACCGTCCTTTAGGCGCGCCCGCGCCGAGCCGCCTGGCCGCCACGATCCACTTCGCCCCGGTGACCGGCACCCGGCCCGCCCCCTGCCCGAGCCCCGGAGGGGACGCCGTGCTCGACGACGCGGGCACCACCTGCTACCAGCTCGCCCCCGGGGTCACCGTCACCTCCGTGCTGAAGGTCGAGGCCGTCGGTGACGCCGACGGTTCCTACTCCGTCCGCGTCGTCCCCGTGCCCGAGAGCCGCGACCGGCTGGCCTCCCTCACCGAGGACTCGTTGAACGAACTGCTCGCCGTCGTGGTGAGCGACAGGGTCGTGACGGCGCCGCGGGTCGCCCAGAAGCTCACCGGCGACAGTTTCAGCATCTCCGGCCTGACCAAGGAGGCCGCCGACGTGATGGTGGCCCGCCTCTTCGGCCACGGCGCCACCCCCAGCGCCCCCGCCACCACCTGCCCGCCCAGCGCCCCGGACACCGGCCGGCCCTACACGCTGCCCCCGGACGCCCCCGGCCAGACCACCCCGTCCGGAGGCACCGGCCAGGTCCCCCCACCCGGCACCACCGGCCAGCAGGGCTCCCAGAACGGCACGGGCCAGGGTTCCCAGAACGGCACAGGTCAGGGCTCTCAGAACGGCACAGGTCAGGGCTCTCAGAACGGCAGCGGCCAGGGTTCCCAGAACGGCACGGGGCAGGGGCCGTTGAACGGGACCGGGCAGCAGGATCCGCAGAACGGCACCGGTCAGGGGACGTCCCCAGGGGGCGGGGTCACCGACCCCGCGGCGACCGGCGCGCCCGGGGCCGCCGCGACCTGCGCGCCCGGCTCGGGCGCCACCGGCGCGCCCACCGGTCCGGCCGACCCCGCCGCCTCGCCCGGGGCGACCGTCCCGTCCGGGCAGCCGTCCTCCGGCGGCCGGGTGCCGATCGCGCCGACCTCCAGTGGCACCCCGTACCTCGGCGCGCCGTCCGCGCAGGCCACGGGCACGCAGCCCGTCGGTGGCCCGGCGGCCACGGGCGGGCGGACGCCGACCTTGAGCGAGTCCGGCGGGCGGACGCCCGACGCGAAGTCCTCGGGCGCCCTTCCGACGAGCCGCCGCACCGCCGACCCGCGTTTCCCGACCTGCCAGGCCGCCAACGCCGCGGGCTACGGCCCCTACACCAAGGGCGTCCACGAGGAGTACGCCTGGTACCCCGACCGGGACGGCGACGGCGTCGCCTGCGAGCGCGGCGACGGCTGA
- the ald gene encoding alanine dehydrogenase, protein MKVGVPREVKDQEHRVALTPAGANELVRHGHQVFVEQGAGEGSSIHDGDFRAAGAAILGSAEEVWREGDLILKVKEPVPSEYSLLREGQVLFTYLHLAASRKLTLAMVESGVTGIAYETVQLANGALPLLAPMSEVAGRLAPQVGAYHLMRQGGGRGVLMGGVPGVYPAKVVVLGAGVTGMNAATIALGMQAEVLLLDKNIERLRQIDTIYRGHLRTVASNAYEIERAVLDADLVIGAVLVPGARAPKLVTNDLVSRMKDGAVLVDISIDQGGCFEDSRPTTHAHPTYRVHETVFYCVANMPGAVPTTSTYALTNVTLPYVLAIADKGWREALRDDRALGHGLNTHAGVLTSLPVGEAHGLEAVDPSAVLR, encoded by the coding sequence ATGAAAGTCGGCGTTCCCCGAGAGGTGAAGGATCAGGAGCACCGCGTGGCGCTCACGCCCGCGGGGGCGAACGAGCTGGTCAGGCACGGCCACCAGGTGTTCGTCGAGCAGGGCGCGGGCGAGGGCTCGTCCATCCACGACGGCGACTTCCGCGCCGCGGGCGCCGCGATCCTCGGTTCGGCCGAGGAGGTCTGGCGCGAGGGCGACCTCATCCTCAAGGTCAAGGAGCCCGTCCCTTCCGAGTACTCGCTGCTGCGCGAGGGCCAGGTCCTGTTCACCTACCTGCACCTGGCCGCGTCGCGGAAGCTGACCCTGGCCATGGTGGAGTCCGGGGTGACCGGCATCGCCTACGAGACCGTGCAGCTCGCCAACGGCGCGCTGCCGCTGCTCGCGCCCATGTCGGAGGTGGCCGGGCGCCTCGCCCCGCAGGTGGGGGCCTACCACCTGATGCGGCAGGGCGGCGGCAGAGGGGTGCTCATGGGGGGTGTGCCGGGGGTGTACCCGGCCAAGGTGGTCGTGCTGGGCGCCGGGGTGACCGGCATGAACGCGGCGACCATCGCGCTCGGCATGCAGGCCGAGGTGCTGCTGCTGGACAAGAACATCGAGCGGCTGCGCCAGATCGACACGATCTACCGGGGGCACCTGCGGACCGTCGCGTCCAACGCCTACGAGATCGAGCGCGCCGTGCTGGACGCCGACCTGGTCATCGGGGCCGTGCTCGTGCCGGGGGCGCGGGCGCCGAAGCTGGTGACCAACGACCTGGTCTCGCGGATGAAGGACGGGGCCGTGCTGGTGGACATCTCGATCGACCAGGGCGGCTGCTTCGAGGACTCGCGCCCCACCACGCACGCGCACCCGACCTACCGGGTGCACGAGACGGTGTTCTACTGCGTGGCGAACATGCCGGGCGCGGTCCCGACGACCTCCACGTACGCGCTGACCAACGTCACCCTGCCCTACGTCCTGGCGATCGCCGACAAGGGCTGGCGGGAGGCGCTGCGCGACGACCGGGCGCTCGGGCACGGGCTGAACACGCACGCGGGCGTCCTCACCAGCCTTCCCGTCGGCGAGGCCCACGGCCTGGAGGCCGTGGACCCGTCCGCCGTGCTGCGCTGA
- a CDS encoding DUF3105 domain-containing protein, whose amino-acid sequence MAKERTQARREQLAQLRAAQKRKERRTATLMWGAGAFVIVLLIGLVGWYVIKDRAATSLDGVKSFTYKNGEHTLIKVNYKENPPVGGEHNPTWQQCGVYDEALNNENAVHSMEHGAVWITYRPDLPKDQVEKLKALVTTDYLLLSPYPGLKAPVVASSWNHQLEFTGVDDPKLSRYITKYKQNPETTPEYGATCTGKGSTSETAAQAPIPTVSPTAVPSPAASSMPQASPSSS is encoded by the coding sequence ATGGCCAAGGAGAGGACGCAGGCGCGGCGAGAGCAACTCGCCCAGCTGCGTGCCGCGCAGAAGCGCAAGGAGCGGCGCACGGCGACGCTCATGTGGGGAGCGGGGGCCTTCGTCATCGTCCTGCTGATCGGGCTGGTCGGCTGGTACGTCATCAAGGACCGGGCCGCCACCTCCCTCGACGGCGTCAAGAGCTTCACCTACAAGAACGGCGAGCACACGCTGATCAAGGTGAACTACAAGGAGAACCCGCCCGTCGGCGGTGAGCACAACCCGACCTGGCAGCAGTGCGGCGTCTACGACGAAGCCCTCAACAACGAGAACGCCGTGCACTCCATGGAGCACGGCGCGGTGTGGATCACCTACCGGCCCGACCTCCCGAAGGACCAGGTCGAGAAGCTCAAGGCCCTGGTCACCACCGACTACCTGCTGCTCAGCCCTTACCCGGGCCTCAAGGCGCCCGTGGTGGCCAGCTCCTGGAACCACCAGCTGGAGTTCACGGGCGTCGACGACCCCAAGCTGAGCAGGTACATCACCAAGTACAAGCAGAACCCCGAGACCACGCCCGAGTACGGCGCCACCTGCACCGGCAAGGGCAGCACCAGCGAGACGGCCGCGCAGGCGCCGATCCCGACGGTGAGCCCGACCGCGGTTCCGAGCCCGGCCGCGAGCTCGATGCCGCAGGCGTCGCCCTCCTCCTCCTGA
- a CDS encoding DUF305 domain-containing protein — MATIRTRVILVAVITCLATVAAMLLITGRSGPPGDASAEAGFARDMAVHHAQAVEMSFAVYDKTADTALRGLSYDIITTQTAQRGIFMGWLQQWGLTQATTRPAMAWMAGHGHVAPGTPATMPGMANDQEMKKLQAAGGKDAEILFLQLMIRHHEGGVQMARAALNLSKRSEVRSIAQNIVDTQDSEIGYMTELLQARGAKPYPSILN, encoded by the coding sequence ATGGCAACCATACGAACGCGCGTGATCCTCGTGGCCGTCATCACCTGCCTGGCCACGGTCGCGGCGATGCTGCTGATCACGGGCAGGTCCGGTCCCCCCGGAGACGCCTCCGCCGAGGCGGGGTTCGCCCGCGACATGGCGGTCCACCACGCGCAGGCGGTGGAGATGAGCTTCGCGGTCTACGACAAGACCGCGGACACGGCCCTGCGGGGCCTGAGCTACGACATCATCACCACGCAGACGGCCCAGCGCGGCATCTTCATGGGATGGCTCCAGCAGTGGGGCCTGACCCAGGCGACCACCCGGCCGGCGATGGCGTGGATGGCCGGCCACGGGCACGTGGCGCCCGGCACGCCCGCCACGATGCCGGGCATGGCGAACGACCAGGAGATGAAGAAGCTGCAGGCCGCCGGGGGCAAGGACGCCGAAATCCTGTTCCTGCAGCTCATGATCCGTCACCACGAGGGCGGCGTGCAGATGGCCAGGGCCGCGCTGAACCTGTCCAAGCGCTCCGAGGTCCGCTCGATCGCGCAGAACATCGTGGACACCCAGGACAGCGAGATCGGCTACATGACCGAGCTGCTCCAGGCGCGCGGCGCCAAGCCGTACCCCTCGATCCTCAACTGA
- a CDS encoding threonine aldolase family protein — protein MGPDLVTQARRHHDPAVKGFASDNYAGVHPEVLEALALANGGHQVAYGEDAYTAHLQKVFRRHFGERAEAWPVFNGTGANVVGLRAMTAPWEAVVCAETAHINTDEGGAPERTAGLKLLTVPTPDGKLTPALIDRQAWGFGDEHRAQPRVVSISQSTELGTLYTPGEIAAIAAHCHDLGMLVHLDGARLTNAAAALDVPLRALTTDAGVDVLSFGGTKAGLMFGEVVVVLDPAAVRGLVYLRKTAMQLASKMRFVSVQFEALLAGDLWLRNARNANAMAARLAAAVRDVPGVTVTREVRANAVFAVLPRDVADRLRKRFRFYTWDESTGEVRWMTAFDTTEADVDAFAAALAEEMAQR, from the coding sequence ATGGGACCTGACCTCGTGACCCAGGCGCGACGGCACCACGACCCCGCGGTCAAGGGCTTCGCCAGCGACAACTACGCGGGAGTCCACCCGGAGGTCCTGGAGGCGCTGGCCCTCGCCAACGGCGGCCACCAGGTCGCCTACGGCGAGGACGCCTACACCGCCCACCTGCAGAAGGTGTTCCGGCGGCACTTCGGGGAGCGGGCCGAGGCGTGGCCGGTGTTCAACGGCACCGGCGCCAACGTCGTCGGCCTGCGCGCGATGACCGCCCCCTGGGAGGCCGTCGTCTGCGCGGAGACGGCCCACATCAACACCGACGAGGGCGGGGCGCCCGAGCGTACGGCCGGGCTCAAGCTGCTCACCGTCCCCACCCCCGACGGCAAGCTCACCCCGGCCCTGATCGACCGCCAGGCGTGGGGCTTCGGCGACGAGCACCGCGCCCAGCCGCGCGTGGTGTCGATCTCGCAGAGCACCGAGCTCGGCACGCTCTACACGCCCGGTGAGATCGCCGCCATCGCCGCGCACTGCCACGACCTCGGCATGCTGGTCCACCTGGACGGCGCCCGCCTGACCAACGCCGCCGCCGCCCTGGACGTGCCGCTGCGCGCGCTCACCACCGACGCCGGCGTGGACGTCCTGTCCTTCGGCGGCACCAAGGCCGGCCTGATGTTCGGCGAGGTCGTGGTGGTGCTCGACCCCGCGGCCGTGCGGGGGCTGGTCTACCTGCGCAAGACCGCGATGCAGCTCGCCTCGAAGATGCGCTTCGTCTCGGTGCAGTTCGAGGCGCTGCTCGCGGGCGACCTGTGGCTGCGCAACGCCAGGAACGCCAACGCCATGGCGGCGCGGCTGGCCGCGGCCGTCCGCGACGTGCCCGGGGTGACCGTCACCCGGGAGGTCCGGGCCAACGCCGTCTTCGCCGTGCTGCCGCGCGACGTCGCCGACCGCCTGCGCAAGCGCTTCCGCTTCTACACCTGGGACGAGTCCACGGGCGAGGTGCGCTGGATGACCGCCTTCGACACCACCGAGGCGGACGTGGACGCCTTCGCCGCCGCGCTCGCGGAGGAGATGGCCCAGCGCTGA
- a CDS encoding SDR family NAD(P)-dependent oxidoreductase → MSTTEQAGPYGLPSTSGRVVVVTGAGGPTGEAVAARLAARGDTVIGAGLDEAPGVHAVDLADPEAVRAFAARVAEEHGRADGVVHLVGGWRGSKTFAETDLADWDFLHRQLVRTLQHVTLAFEPLLRDSPDARFAIVSATAAARPTQGNAAYAAAKAAAEAWTLAFADALRDTPAAATILVIKALVNDAMRAASPERKFPGYTDVKDLAEAVAALWDRPAGEVNGLRWDLTS, encoded by the coding sequence GTGAGCACCACCGAGCAGGCAGGACCGTACGGGTTGCCCAGCACGTCCGGCAGGGTCGTCGTCGTCACCGGCGCGGGCGGCCCCACGGGCGAGGCCGTCGCCGCCCGCCTGGCCGCCCGCGGCGACACCGTGATCGGCGCCGGGCTGGACGAGGCCCCCGGCGTCCACGCCGTCGACCTCGCCGACCCCGAGGCCGTGCGCGCGTTCGCCGCCCGCGTGGCCGAGGAGCACGGGCGGGCCGACGGCGTCGTCCATCTGGTCGGCGGCTGGCGGGGGTCCAAGACCTTCGCCGAGACCGACCTCGCCGACTGGGACTTCCTGCACCGGCAGCTCGTCCGCACGCTGCAGCACGTCACGCTCGCCTTCGAGCCGCTGCTGCGGGACAGCCCCGACGCCCGGTTCGCCATCGTCTCGGCCACGGCCGCCGCGCGCCCCACCCAGGGCAACGCGGCCTACGCCGCGGCCAAGGCCGCCGCCGAGGCGTGGACGCTCGCGTTCGCCGACGCGTTGCGCGACACCCCCGCCGCGGCCACCATCCTGGTGATCAAGGCCCTGGTGAACGACGCCATGCGCGCCGCGAGCCCCGAGCGCAAGTTCCCCGGCTACACCGACGTCAAGGACCTGGCCGAGGCCGTCGCCGCCCTGTGGGACCGCCCGGCCGGCGAGGTCAACGGCCTCCGATGGGACCTGACCTCGTGA